ACTCCACTGTTTCCAAAGCCAATAACCGCAACCAAACGACCCTTTTCTTTTAACTGATCTTTCAGTGTATCAGGGATTTGTTCGACTCCGCCACCAATAAAAATTATATCATAAGGACCTTCAGTAGCTAAACCAGCCTCAAGCGGAGCCTTTACAACAGCAGTATTATTAAAACCTCTTTTCATGAGAATATGTTTAGCTCTTTCTGCTAATTCAGAATCACTTTCAATCGCCACTACGGACTTGCATAATGTTGAAAGAATCGCTGTTGAATAACCAGTGCCACATCCAATATCTAACACAATACAATCAAGAGTAATCCTGGCCAGCTGTATAAGCTTAGCCATCGACATTGCGTCACTTAAAAAACGGCTTTCATCTCCTTGA
Above is a genomic segment from Candidatus Endowatersipora endosymbiont of Watersipora subatra containing:
- a CDS encoding protein-L-isoaspartate O-methyltransferase, giving the protein MTNFEHARRQMVECQLRPNGVTNYNVINAFLSIPREDFVSKAQRPLAYIDRSFLISQGDESRFLSDAMSMAKLIQLARITLDCIVLDIGCGTGYSTAILSTLCKSVVAIESDSELAERAKHILMKRGFNNTAVVKAPLEAGLATEGPYDIIFIGGGVEQIPDTLKDQLKEKGRLVAVIGFGNSGVARLYKKSMGIVSQRDAFNCSMNPLPGFKKRTRFLF